In a single window of the Pseudodesulfovibrio profundus genome:
- a CDS encoding HD-GYP domain-containing protein, giving the protein MTTLPEARGIEIEDICEFQVLDAVQMTVHQFAESLSYIIDAKDHCTHSHSEEVAVMAQTIGQQMGLSAKQADILHVAGHLHDIGKVGIQDAILKKRGPLTKSEFAIIKRHPEIGAQIMGPVTPFSGKNGIVKMILHHHERYDGKGYPHGLKGKEIPLGARIIAVADSLSAMLQERPYRKAMTYKEAMDEIVDCTGTQFDPQVVNAFFGVHDIIWDYLQSLHKREGAA; this is encoded by the coding sequence ATGACGACTCTTCCTGAAGCACGGGGCATCGAGATCGAGGACATTTGCGAATTTCAGGTTCTCGATGCGGTTCAGATGACCGTGCATCAGTTCGCGGAATCCCTCAGCTATATCATTGATGCCAAAGATCATTGTACGCATAGCCATTCCGAAGAGGTCGCTGTCATGGCACAGACCATCGGTCAGCAGATGGGACTTTCCGCCAAGCAGGCCGATATCCTTCATGTGGCAGGGCATCTTCACGACATCGGCAAGGTGGGGATTCAGGACGCGATCCTCAAGAAAAGGGGACCGCTGACCAAATCCGAGTTCGCCATCATCAAGCGGCACCCGGAAATAGGTGCCCAGATAATGGGACCTGTCACCCCGTTTTCGGGTAAAAACGGCATCGTAAAAATGATTCTGCATCACCATGAGCGCTATGACGGAAAAGGGTATCCGCACGGGCTGAAGGGAAAGGAAATTCCCCTTGGTGCACGTATTATCGCCGTGGCAGACAGCCTGTCGGCCATGCTTCAGGAGCGCCCGTATCGAAAGGCCATGACGTATAAGGAAGCCATGGATGAAATCGTTGATTGCACCGGCACACAGTTTGACCCGCAGGTGGTGAATGCCTTTTTCGGCGTACACGATATCATCTGGGATTACCTCCAGTCGTTGCACAAACGGGAGGGAGCCGCGTGA
- a CDS encoding Fur family transcriptional regulator, producing the protein MKEALTAFKEYLSHNGLKLTKQRLLIFKVFISNRGEVCPEDLLNNVQQVDDSVSRSTVYRTVKHLHNAGIARCIHKNDGITHYEPMGDHSSQMICERCGKTIPIRNPYFECLQQETARQQGFTLFRYQSVLYGLCSNCSGLCSDCNGTTHPGHPGVNTDPRSVK; encoded by the coding sequence ATGAAAGAAGCACTGACCGCTTTCAAAGAGTATCTGTCTCACAACGGCCTCAAGTTGACGAAGCAAAGACTACTTATATTTAAAGTATTTATAAGCAACAGAGGCGAGGTTTGCCCTGAAGATCTTCTCAACAACGTGCAACAGGTGGATGACTCGGTCAGCCGATCGACGGTGTATAGGACGGTCAAACACCTGCACAATGCGGGGATCGCACGTTGTATCCATAAAAATGACGGGATCACCCACTATGAACCCATGGGAGATCACTCCAGTCAGATGATTTGTGAACGATGTGGGAAAACCATACCGATCCGAAATCCATATTTTGAGTGTTTGCAACAGGAGACAGCTCGGCAACAGGGCTTCACCCTCTTTCGTTATCAAAGTGTATTGTACGGACTGTGTAGCAATTGCAGCGGGTTGTGCAGCGATTGCAATGGAACAACGCACCCGGGCCATCCGGGAGTCAACACTGATCCAAGGAGTGTAAAATGA
- a CDS encoding FeoA family protein: MPATKCSIKRSCLSLLKRLFRIAIPITQRSYLVQPLEIVRNAPLVDPVEVHLDGYHVSIRHSEAKRIVVEA; encoded by the coding sequence GTGCCAGCCACAAAATGTTCGATTAAACGAAGCTGCTTGTCCTTGCTCAAACGACTTTTTCGCATTGCCATACCGATAACCCAAAGGAGTTATCTGGTACAGCCCCTAGAAATTGTACGAAACGCACCGCTCGTTGATCCGGTCGAAGTGCATCTTGACGGATACCATGTATCGATCCGCCACTCGGAAGCCAAACGGATAGTGGTGGAGGCGTAA
- a CDS encoding FeoA family protein has translation MQTQKTLKTVMAGNNAFIIAVDAGHKARTRLESLGIIPGVEVDVVSNTNGPMLVSIGESRVMVERGVAEKVIVA, from the coding sequence ATGCAAACGCAAAAGACACTGAAAACCGTCATGGCGGGTAATAATGCATTCATCATCGCAGTCGACGCAGGACATAAGGCGAGAACACGACTGGAGTCGCTCGGTATCATCCCCGGTGTCGAGGTTGATGTGGTGAGCAATACCAATGGCCCCATGCTTGTTTCCATCGGAGAAAGCCGCGTCATGGTTGAACGCGGTGTGGCCGAAAAAGTGATCGTGGCCTAG
- a CDS encoding IS5 family transposase: protein MLLFLHPKEEGMAIRQKGPRLGDYFLGHRRTKTTFLDEINELIDWQPINAFLCKKIRRKANAVGNPAYPPLAMFKILLLQRWYNLSDPGVEQALLDRLSFVRFTGFSIEDDVPDETTICRFRNGLIRLKVLDSLLDMLNRQLEGQGLLVREGAVVDASVVESQRRPRKVIDVMPEDRSEDAEEQDGPVDCRVSYSDDEEAAWLRKRNRAYYGYKLHAATDSRDGFLLCGHITPANHSDTGEFERLVNGVGLDPGARVYADKGYCSGKNRDILFDRDLEDGTMDKTPRGGRLTDFEKTRNRDISSIRQIVERAFGTLKRGYAFFRSRYVGREKVEGEFHILAMAFNLKKAVRLARA, encoded by the coding sequence ATGCTATTATTTCTCCATCCAAAGGAGGAAGGCATGGCTATTCGGCAGAAAGGACCTCGGTTGGGTGATTACTTCCTGGGGCACCGCAGAACCAAGACCACATTTCTGGATGAGATCAACGAACTCATCGACTGGCAGCCCATCAACGCCTTTCTGTGCAAGAAGATCAGGCGCAAGGCCAACGCCGTGGGCAATCCCGCCTATCCGCCTCTGGCGATGTTCAAGATTCTGCTCTTGCAGCGTTGGTACAACCTGAGTGATCCGGGCGTGGAGCAGGCGCTGCTCGACCGGCTCTCCTTTGTCAGATTTACCGGTTTTTCCATCGAGGACGACGTGCCGGACGAGACCACCATATGCCGTTTCCGTAACGGTTTGATCCGCCTGAAGGTGCTGGACTCCTTGCTCGACATGCTTAACCGCCAGCTTGAAGGACAAGGGCTTCTTGTCCGTGAGGGAGCCGTGGTGGACGCCTCGGTAGTCGAGTCGCAGCGGCGGCCGCGCAAGGTTATCGACGTGATGCCTGAGGACCGTTCCGAGGACGCCGAAGAACAGGATGGGCCGGTGGACTGCCGGGTCAGCTATTCGGATGACGAGGAGGCGGCCTGGCTCCGCAAGAGAAATCGGGCCTATTACGGCTACAAGCTCCATGCCGCGACGGACAGTCGAGACGGGTTTCTGCTCTGTGGTCACATCACTCCCGCGAACCATTCGGACACGGGCGAATTCGAGCGGCTCGTGAATGGCGTCGGCCTTGATCCCGGCGCACGGGTTTATGCGGACAAGGGCTATTGCAGCGGGAAGAACCGGGACATTCTGTTTGATCGCGATTTGGAGGACGGAACCATGGACAAGACGCCTCGTGGCGGCAGGCTGACAGACTTCGAAAAGACCCGCAACCGTGACATCAGCAGCATTCGGCAAATAGTCGAGCGGGCCTTCGGCACACTCAAACGTGGCTACGCATTCTTTCGGTCCCGATACGTGGGTCGTGAGAAGGTGGAGGGAGAGTTCCACATCCTCGCCATGGCGTTCAATTTGAAAAAAGCTGTTCGACTGGCGCGAGCCTGA
- a CDS encoding metal ABC transporter solute-binding protein, Zn/Mn family, with protein sequence MMKRLLLALLGVCLMVGSAHSSERPRIGVTLHPYYSFVSAIVGETAEVVPLIGEGFNPHNYRPQPEDIKKCMTLDALVVNGIGHDEFAFDTVEAANMTGKLPLVFANKDVSLIPVSGHLDGKRVVNPHTFVSVTASVRQVYTIANELGILFPEQAKIFRSNARAYSNKLRRLKAQYMARIAELPSMDFRCATIHGGYDYLFQDFGLQVTAVIEPGHGLKPTASQLARTIDQIKGLGVDVIFTEMRPLRIPFSRPCLALRTQFDVLTAPQLGLIPGLFLPFLAEMPDFGRTSPFRLAPVEQLFSN encoded by the coding sequence ATGATGAAACGATTACTCCTGGCCCTGTTGGGCGTTTGTCTCATGGTGGGGTCGGCCCACAGCTCGGAGAGGCCGCGTATCGGTGTCACCTTGCACCCGTACTACAGCTTTGTCTCGGCTATTGTCGGTGAAACAGCCGAGGTCGTGCCGCTGATCGGCGAAGGGTTCAACCCGCACAACTACCGGCCGCAGCCGGAAGACATCAAGAAATGCATGACGCTTGATGCACTGGTGGTCAACGGAATCGGGCATGATGAGTTTGCCTTCGATACTGTGGAAGCGGCCAATATGACAGGAAAACTACCGCTCGTTTTTGCGAACAAGGATGTCTCGCTCATACCGGTATCCGGGCATCTGGACGGCAAGAGGGTTGTCAATCCACATACGTTTGTGTCCGTTACGGCTTCGGTCCGACAGGTGTACACCATTGCCAATGAGCTGGGCATACTGTTCCCGGAACAGGCGAAAATATTTCGGAGCAATGCTCGGGCCTATTCAAACAAGCTGCGCAGGTTGAAAGCGCAATACATGGCCCGGATTGCCGAGCTGCCGAGCATGGATTTTCGCTGTGCAACCATTCACGGTGGCTACGATTATCTCTTCCAGGATTTCGGCCTTCAGGTGACAGCGGTCATTGAGCCGGGGCACGGGCTCAAGCCGACGGCCAGTCAACTCGCCAGGACCATCGATCAGATCAAGGGACTGGGTGTTGATGTGATTTTTACCGAGATGAGACCTCTGCGCATCCCCTTTTCGCGTCCGTGCCTTGCGCTCCGCACCCAATTTGATGTTCTGACCGCACCCCAGCTTGGGCTCATTCCCGGCCTTTTCCTGCCATTTCTGGCCGAAATGCCGGATTTTGGACGCACCTCTCCCTTCAGGCTCGCGCCAGTCGAACAGCTTTTTTCAAATTGA
- a CDS encoding IS1595 family transposase, translating into MRKSRLSKDKQLRLIEHFVAGTTARCAADLVGVNVKTAAYYFHRLREIIAVEESCEGMDFGEFEVDESYFGGKRKGKRGRGAAGKVPVFGILKRGGKVYTQVIPDAKGKTLLPIIQERIQPDSVVYSDCWYGYNVLDVSAFKHFRINHSKLFADSHNHINGIENFWNQAKRHMRKFNGIPTKHFSLFLKECEWRFNNSNPRSQFKQLKQWVRRHMG; encoded by the coding sequence ATGCGAAAAAGTCGTTTGAGCAAGGACAAGCAGCTTCGTTTAATCGAACATTTTGTGGCTGGCACGACAGCTCGTTGCGCTGCCGATCTGGTTGGTGTGAACGTCAAAACAGCCGCCTATTACTTTCACCGGCTCCGGGAAATCATAGCGGTAGAAGAGTCCTGTGAAGGGATGGATTTTGGCGAATTTGAGGTCGATGAGAGCTACTTCGGTGGCAAGCGAAAGGGCAAAAGAGGACGTGGGGCGGCTGGTAAGGTTCCTGTTTTTGGAATCCTTAAAAGGGGCGGGAAGGTCTATACACAGGTGATTCCTGATGCGAAAGGTAAAACCTTGCTTCCCATTATTCAGGAAAGAATCCAGCCAGACAGTGTGGTTTACTCGGACTGCTGGTATGGCTACAATGTCCTTGATGTGTCAGCGTTCAAACACTTCCGAATCAACCACTCGAAGCTGTTTGCAGATAGCCACAACCACATCAATGGAATCGAGAATTTTTGGAACCAGGCCAAACGCCATATGAGGAAATTCAACGGCATTCCAACCAAGCATTTTTCTCTGTTTTTAAAGGAATGCGAGTGGCGTTTTAATAACAGCAATCCGCGAAGCCAGTTTAAACAACTGAAACAGTGGGTTAGAAGACATATGGGCTAG
- a CDS encoding metal ABC transporter ATP-binding protein translates to MAMSLRFNQGPSIHFDSVALALGGNSILHDISFAVEAGTIHYVIGPNGGGKTSLIRCLLGQMPHTGTIRICWGNETSVGYVPQALDFDDTLPMTVVDFMAMIGQSRRPAFLGFRKGKDKKAYETLDRVGMLGRKDRPFGSLSGGERQRVLLAQALLPEPKLLILDEPATGLDKAGAAIMHGIIEELSAAGTTVVIIHHDLGVVRDMAHGVTCLNRELLFSGDPATELTPERIFNIFSTTAKAA, encoded by the coding sequence ATGGCGATGTCTTTACGCTTCAATCAGGGGCCATCCATTCATTTCGATTCCGTTGCCCTGGCGCTTGGCGGGAACTCCATTCTTCACGATATCTCCTTTGCCGTGGAGGCGGGAACCATCCATTATGTCATCGGTCCCAACGGCGGCGGCAAAACATCACTCATCCGCTGCCTGCTTGGGCAGATGCCGCACACCGGAACCATTCGTATCTGCTGGGGCAATGAAACTTCTGTGGGGTACGTGCCGCAGGCGTTGGACTTTGACGACACACTGCCCATGACCGTTGTCGATTTCATGGCCATGATCGGCCAGAGTCGTCGTCCCGCATTCCTCGGATTCAGGAAAGGCAAAGACAAAAAGGCATATGAGACATTGGACCGTGTCGGCATGCTCGGACGCAAGGACCGGCCTTTCGGCTCGCTGTCCGGCGGTGAGCGCCAGCGGGTGTTGCTTGCTCAGGCCCTGCTGCCCGAACCGAAGCTGCTGATACTCGATGAGCCTGCCACGGGTCTGGACAAGGCCGGGGCAGCCATCATGCATGGAATCATCGAAGAGCTATCCGCAGCCGGGACCACTGTTGTCATCATTCATCATGATCTTGGTGTGGTTCGTGACATGGCCCATGGCGTCACCTGCCTCAATCGAGAGCTTCTCTTTTCCGGCGACCCAGCCACCGAACTGACACCGGAACGCATCTTCAACATTTTTTCGACAACGGCAAAGGCGGCCTGA
- a CDS encoding DUF6162 family protein, which produces MGSKHGRMRCEVVVQPSGSGTESRLVLLAALLTILICGAVIMLRNTAATAKEVPGWQIDAFEDLGAEELAVFNGLYTAAPEIEMFHEDEGDWPSVDQLAADFIPPFMQDAAWEINGAMGWSRTIISTHDKHIALYVGHPATPSVSGSFMLVMLHDHVKKEGNANASAHAPYEVWLHQSPVAEVPSAVTDQALINTGWREVVARKGSDETRQTKEEFMQ; this is translated from the coding sequence ATGGGGAGCAAACATGGACGCATGCGGTGCGAGGTTGTTGTCCAGCCGTCCGGCTCCGGCACGGAGTCCCGGCTGGTTCTGCTTGCAGCCCTTTTGACGATCCTTATCTGCGGGGCGGTCATCATGCTCCGCAATACCGCTGCCACAGCCAAAGAGGTACCCGGCTGGCAGATTGATGCTTTCGAGGACCTCGGTGCCGAGGAATTGGCTGTTTTCAACGGCCTGTATACGGCGGCTCCGGAAATCGAAATGTTCCATGAGGACGAGGGGGACTGGCCATCGGTAGATCAACTGGCCGCGGATTTTATCCCGCCTTTCATGCAGGACGCCGCCTGGGAGATCAACGGGGCCATGGGCTGGAGCCGCACCATTATTTCTACTCATGACAAGCACATAGCCCTTTATGTAGGGCATCCTGCGACTCCGTCTGTCTCCGGCTCATTCATGTTGGTCATGCTCCATGATCACGTGAAGAAGGAAGGGAACGCCAATGCTTCCGCCCATGCGCCATATGAGGTCTGGCTACATCAGTCACCGGTTGCAGAGGTCCCCTCTGCGGTCACGGATCAGGCCCTTATCAATACGGGGTGGCGTGAAGTCGTGGCGCGGAAGGGTAGTGATGAAACCCGACAAACCAAAGAGGAGTTCATGCAATGA
- a CDS encoding metal ABC transporter permease, whose translation MEYLYDLIRLPVIEMAKAGYLPEFFQYAFVVNALLCALVAGPLLGGIGTMVVSKRLAFFSQAVGQAALTGVALGVMLGEPVTAPYASLFGFCILFALTMNYTRNRTRMKQDTVIGVFLSISLAVGACVLLYVTAKVNMHVLDNILFGSILTVNDTDMNVLLLIGALCIAVGIPTYNHMLLASFNPSLAQVRGVNARLYDYVFVLMITVITVACLKIVGAVLVEALLIIPAAAARNISRSMKGFFFYSVIFASVSCFLGIIVPMQFEIPVPSGGAIILAASFLFAITAGLRAFSGSFKGAAV comes from the coding sequence ATGGAATACCTCTACGATCTCATTCGGTTGCCGGTTATCGAGATGGCAAAAGCAGGGTATCTGCCGGAGTTTTTCCAGTACGCCTTTGTGGTCAATGCGCTTTTGTGCGCGCTGGTGGCCGGACCACTGCTTGGCGGCATCGGGACCATGGTCGTTTCCAAACGGCTGGCCTTTTTTTCGCAGGCCGTGGGGCAGGCAGCCCTGACCGGCGTGGCGCTCGGTGTGATGCTGGGCGAGCCGGTGACCGCGCCGTATGCCTCGTTGTTCGGGTTTTGTATCCTGTTCGCCCTGACCATGAATTATACCCGCAACCGCACCCGCATGAAGCAGGACACGGTTATCGGCGTGTTTCTGTCCATCTCTCTGGCTGTGGGCGCGTGCGTGCTGCTCTATGTCACCGCCAAGGTCAACATGCATGTGCTCGATAACATCCTGTTCGGCTCCATCCTGACCGTGAATGACACTGACATGAACGTGCTGCTCCTTATTGGCGCTCTGTGCATCGCAGTGGGGATACCGACGTACAACCACATGCTGCTGGCCAGCTTCAACCCGAGTCTGGCGCAGGTGCGCGGCGTCAATGCCCGGCTGTACGATTACGTGTTCGTACTCATGATCACGGTTATCACGGTGGCCTGTCTCAAGATTGTCGGCGCGGTCCTTGTTGAGGCGTTGCTTATCATTCCGGCTGCCGCGGCCCGGAATATCAGTCGTTCGATGAAGGGGTTCTTTTTTTACAGCGTGATCTTCGCCTCCGTTTCCTGCTTTCTCGGCATCATTGTGCCCATGCAGTTTGAGATCCCGGTGCCATCCGGTGGGGCCATTATTCTTGCCGCGTCTTTTTTGTTTGCCATAACCGCCGGACTCCGCGCTTTTTCCGGTTCCTTCAAAGGGGCTGCCGTATGA
- a CDS encoding DUF4198 domain-containing protein, with amino-acid sequence MRKRFIPLLTALCVLAVSGSAFAHFMVFYTPEMIMEKGKDLDMRIAFTHPAEAGHMMDMGGVEEFYVLKAKGDKIVKTDLKPHLKEITWKNPHSEATAFSAVVPKKVVRSMGDYVFVMKPGYYFEKEEDVYMQQITKLIVNVGEMPTLWNEPVGLPCEIVPMIKPYGLWAGNVFKAQVLSEGKPVANAEVEVEYMSHMPNLKTNSMPAESSVDYPNGALVTQTIFSDANGYITFGIPKAGWWGFAALGVGPDTEYKGKELGQDAVIWVKAEEMK; translated from the coding sequence ATGAGAAAACGTTTTATTCCCCTTCTGACCGCCTTGTGCGTCCTGGCTGTGTCCGGTTCCGCCTTTGCCCACTTCATGGTCTTCTACACACCGGAAATGATCATGGAAAAGGGCAAGGATCTGGACATGCGCATCGCCTTTACCCACCCGGCAGAAGCGGGGCACATGATGGATATGGGCGGTGTTGAGGAGTTCTACGTTCTGAAGGCCAAGGGCGACAAGATCGTCAAGACCGACCTGAAACCGCACCTCAAGGAGATCACCTGGAAGAACCCCCATTCCGAAGCCACTGCATTCTCTGCCGTGGTCCCCAAGAAAGTCGTCCGCTCCATGGGAGACTATGTCTTCGTCATGAAGCCCGGTTACTACTTCGAGAAAGAAGAAGACGTGTACATGCAGCAGATCACCAAGCTGATCGTCAACGTCGGTGAAATGCCCACCCTGTGGAACGAGCCTGTTGGCCTGCCGTGCGAAATCGTCCCCATGATCAAGCCCTATGGTCTGTGGGCCGGCAACGTGTTCAAGGCACAGGTTCTCTCCGAAGGCAAGCCTGTTGCCAATGCCGAAGTTGAAGTCGAATACATGAGCCACATGCCCAACCTGAAGACCAACTCCATGCCTGCCGAGTCCTCCGTGGATTACCCCAATGGCGCGCTGGTCACTCAGACCATCTTCTCCGATGCCAACGGGTACATCACCTTCGGTATCCCCAAGGCTGGCTGGTGGGGCTTTGCCGCTCTCGGCGTCGGTCCTGATACCGAGTACAAGGGTAAGGAACTCGGCCAGGATGCAGTCATCTGGGTCAAAGCCGAAGAAATGAAGTAA
- the feoB gene encoding ferrous iron transport protein B, whose product MGTRNLLVALAGQPNCGKSTVFNLLTGARQHVANYPGVTVEKKTGSYTVDDTCVELVDLPGTYSLTSYSLEERVARDFLLGDNPAVVINVADGSNLKRNLYLTLQLLEMEVPTVLNLNMMDVVERRGQKIDIARLQEILGIPVVPTKAKKGEGKEALRVAVKQLADSRTESMFSIDYGLMEPHIAELEKELREDPVLSIQYPVRWLAIKLLENDVEAITLLERTHPDAQQVLQLKESCRTRFQEEAGNSIERHIAFTRHGMCAKITRETVTFPADKRRSLSDRADKYVCNRYLGPVILIAILMVLYQVAIVFGNWLALQVWPAWGALENFAAEYLPAAGFVDDPLLRSLGMWVVKSTTAILNYLPIFFLLFSLIAILEDSGYMPRMAFILDRLFRRFGLHGQSTLPMILGGVYVGGCAIPGVMATKAIPDERARLATIMIVPMMNCLAKVPLYLILIGAYFADVGGLAMFFIATVTLFMALPVAKLLSLTVLKKQPSAPFIMEMPPYHIPALAGTMRRAGERIWLFLKKIVTVVAAVAVVVFVLINYPGLPEDRQAYYDDMRSTAVQRFMKDVYKTEFNGQILQSDVLPIILFDESLKRAKQGVTDSDKAAAINDQFQADNPVYYAVVKRVGKDGKKLNRSLRNVIKVRKKVRRESRSERFENSFLGTMGKALEPVTQWAGFNWRINIALLSAFAAKENSAATLGSIYGIDGDQSVQESMKAGETGFTALHALALMLFMALYPPCVPTSIMVRHQSNSTKWMLFSIGYQTLLGLFVASLVFTGGTVLGLTGFQTMWAFYGLCVVATLVMGLIPTPDEKETDVIATTTPCKENCS is encoded by the coding sequence ATGGGTACTCGGAATCTGCTGGTTGCCCTGGCAGGACAACCCAACTGCGGCAAGTCCACCGTCTTCAATCTGCTGACGGGCGCCCGCCAGCATGTGGCGAACTATCCCGGTGTAACGGTTGAGAAGAAAACCGGTTCGTACACCGTGGATGACACTTGCGTGGAACTGGTCGATTTGCCCGGCACTTACAGCCTGACCTCGTATTCCCTGGAAGAGCGTGTCGCCCGTGATTTTTTGCTGGGAGACAACCCCGCAGTGGTTATCAATGTTGCCGACGGATCCAATCTCAAGCGCAATCTCTATCTCACGCTTCAATTGCTGGAGATGGAAGTGCCCACCGTACTCAATCTGAACATGATGGATGTGGTGGAGCGGCGTGGTCAGAAAATTGATATCGCTAGGTTGCAGGAGATTTTGGGCATCCCTGTTGTCCCCACCAAGGCCAAGAAAGGGGAGGGTAAGGAAGCTCTCAGAGTCGCGGTCAAACAGTTGGCCGACTCGCGCACAGAGTCAATGTTCTCCATTGATTACGGATTGATGGAGCCGCATATTGCCGAGTTGGAAAAGGAGCTTCGGGAAGATCCGGTTCTCAGCATCCAGTATCCGGTTCGATGGCTGGCCATCAAACTGCTGGAAAATGATGTTGAGGCGATCACCCTGCTGGAGCGCACGCATCCCGATGCGCAGCAGGTATTGCAGCTCAAGGAGTCTTGCCGAACCCGTTTTCAGGAAGAGGCAGGAAACAGCATTGAACGACACATCGCCTTCACCCGCCATGGGATGTGCGCGAAGATCACCCGTGAGACCGTGACTTTCCCGGCTGACAAGCGGCGTTCTCTTTCTGATCGTGCTGATAAATATGTCTGCAATCGGTATCTCGGCCCTGTTATTCTCATAGCCATTCTGATGGTCCTGTATCAGGTAGCCATCGTGTTCGGTAACTGGCTTGCCTTGCAGGTATGGCCTGCATGGGGTGCTCTTGAGAATTTTGCAGCGGAATATTTGCCTGCGGCCGGGTTCGTTGATGATCCGCTTTTACGATCACTTGGCATGTGGGTTGTCAAATCCACCACGGCCATCCTGAATTATCTGCCCATTTTCTTTCTGCTGTTCAGCCTCATCGCCATACTGGAAGACAGCGGATACATGCCGCGCATGGCGTTCATACTGGATCGCCTGTTCCGTCGTTTCGGTTTGCACGGTCAGTCAACGCTGCCGATGATTCTTGGCGGTGTCTATGTGGGAGGCTGCGCCATCCCCGGGGTCATGGCTACCAAGGCCATCCCGGACGAGCGGGCGAGGCTTGCGACGATCATGATCGTGCCCATGATGAACTGCCTGGCAAAGGTGCCGCTCTACCTGATTCTCATCGGTGCGTATTTTGCCGATGTGGGTGGACTCGCCATGTTCTTTATCGCCACTGTGACGCTGTTCATGGCTCTTCCTGTTGCCAAACTGCTGTCCCTGACAGTGCTTAAAAAACAGCCGAGTGCGCCGTTCATCATGGAAATGCCGCCGTACCATATCCCTGCTTTGGCAGGCACCATGCGTCGGGCCGGTGAGCGTATATGGCTCTTCCTGAAAAAGATCGTCACCGTGGTAGCGGCCGTGGCCGTGGTCGTCTTCGTGCTCATCAACTACCCGGGTCTGCCCGAGGATAGGCAAGCGTACTATGACGACATGAGAAGTACGGCCGTGCAGCGCTTCATGAAGGATGTCTACAAGACCGAGTTCAATGGACAAATCCTGCAATCCGATGTGCTGCCCATCATCCTTTTTGATGAGTCCCTCAAGCGCGCCAAGCAGGGCGTGACCGACAGCGACAAGGCGGCTGCCATCAACGATCAGTTCCAGGCCGACAACCCGGTGTATTACGCCGTGGTCAAACGTGTGGGCAAGGACGGGAAAAAGCTGAATCGGTCTCTCAGGAATGTCATCAAGGTCAGAAAGAAGGTGCGCCGCGAATCCCGCTCCGAGCGGTTTGAAAACAGCTTCCTCGGAACCATGGGTAAGGCGCTCGAACCCGTGACCCAGTGGGCCGGATTCAACTGGCGAATCAATATCGCGCTTCTGTCCGCGTTTGCGGCAAAGGAAAACTCTGCGGCCACCCTCGGTTCCATCTATGGCATTGACGGCGACCAGAGTGTGCAGGAGTCCATGAAGGCCGGGGAGACCGGATTCACCGCGCTTCATGCCTTGGCTCTCATGCTGTTCATGGCGCTGTATCCGCCGTGCGTCCCGACTTCCATCATGGTCCGTCACCAGTCCAATTCCACCAAGTGGATGTTGTTCTCCATCGGCTACCAGACTCTGCTTGGCCTTTTTGTGGCGAGCCTTGTCTTCACCGGTGGAACAGTCCTCGGGTTGACGGGCTTCCAGACAATGTGGGCCTTCTACGGTCTGTGCGTGGTCGCCACCCTCGTAATGGGCTTGATTCCGACCCCGGACGAGAAGGAAACCGACGTGATTGCAACGACAACACCTTGTAAAGAAAATTGCTCTTAA
- a CDS encoding Fur family transcriptional regulator, translating into MTQSAENYFISYIKENGLSMTPQRKIIVETFLETEGHFSAEHLHDLVRSKVPDVGQATIYRTLKLLLDSGLADTIETGDGGALYEHAYGHDHHDHLICVHCNRKIEIFDETIEARQEEVAKQHDFKLTRHRMYLYGICPDCSG; encoded by the coding sequence ATGACTCAGTCTGCAGAAAACTATTTCATATCGTATATCAAGGAAAACGGGTTGAGCATGACTCCCCAGCGGAAGATCATTGTCGAAACCTTTCTGGAAACCGAAGGGCATTTTTCAGCCGAACATCTGCATGACCTGGTGCGAAGCAAGGTGCCGGACGTGGGGCAGGCAACCATTTACCGGACGCTGAAGCTCCTGCTGGATTCCGGTCTGGCCGACACCATCGAGACCGGAGATGGCGGTGCATTGTATGAGCATGCCTATGGGCACGATCACCACGATCACCTTATCTGCGTGCACTGCAACAGGAAGATCGAAATATTTGATGAAACCATTGAGGCGCGTCAGGAAGAAGTCGCGAAGCAGCATGATTTCAAACTGACTCGACACCGGATGTACCTGTACGGCATTTGTCCTGATTGCTCTGGATAG